A window of Hyperolius riggenbachi isolate aHypRig1 chromosome 1, aHypRig1.pri, whole genome shotgun sequence contains these coding sequences:
- the LOC137509176 gene encoding uncharacterized protein isoform X5, which yields MLPLGKLIQKHGLTYHCYADDTQLYLSFKPGVTDPTLTINACLRELQQWMNDNWLKLNADKTEVLLIGGQSMITKQLNLQSSPLGIGGTDLRSSDHVRSLGVLIDWDLNFRTQISAVVKSSYFHLKNIAKIKHLIPPEDLPTLVHAFITSRLDYCNALYTGLPKKVLYRLQLIQNTAARLLTNQPRHCHIMPVLHSLHWLPIEWRVLFKIGLLTFKSLNNLGPGYMKDMLQLRSNPRILRSTGSNNLVIPRVHLETFGPRAFCHAAPTFWNSLPQQIRTAPSLDVFKSRLKTHLFSLAFAEI from the coding sequence atgttaccgctgggaaaactaatccaaaaacatggcctgacataccactgctatgcagacgacactcaactatatctttccttcaagcctggtgtgacagacccaactctaactataaacgcctgcttacgtgaactacagcaatggatgaatgacaactggctgaaactaaatgcagacaaaactgaagtccttctgataggagggcagagcatgataacaaaacaacttaacttgcagtcttcaccactgggaataggaggcacggatctgcgcagctctgatcatgtgcgtagcctgggagttctaattgattgggatttaaacttcagaactcaaatctctgctgtggtgaaatcatcctattttcacctgaagaacattgcaaaaatcaagcacctcatacccccagaagatctgccaaccttagtccacgccttcatcacatcccgactggactactgcaatgctctctacactggccttccaaaaaaggtcttgtaccgactacagctgatacagaatactgctgccagactgctaaccaaccaaccccgtcactgccacataatgccagtcctgcactcccttcactggctacctatagaatggagggtcctattcaagatcggcctactgacatttaaatccctgaataatttaggccctggatatatgaaagatatgttgcagctgcgtagcaatccccgcattctcagatcaacaggttctaataatctagtcatacccagagtccacttggaaacttttggtcccagagccttctgtcatgctgcccctacgttttggaactccttacctcaacagatcaggacagctccatccctggacgtgtttaaatccagactgaaaacccacctgttcagtttggcatttgcagaaatataa
- the LOC137509176 gene encoding uncharacterized protein isoform X1, giving the protein MSLQEISQVWVMCLSFMLTAECQIRQRERLRDLRQQMRSKSTHTAVSETQETWLQGTALLGSSKKWSLWREGHLQNKPRQVLHILGILGIVLWVVSRGCDAWTPAVQIISTNRSIVHWGWSYPSKPRTQDNFICGANQRCITAKVTLPGSAWRPAHNPRKYLPTYVLLKQDDAWVQITNKTTIGCCNLPCAFEFWDLYKQLEVTRQCANGTIRGLQNITNFSAQDLQILNCYNLTAISNAIIWAQYLMFVHINATKIDPGHIKRLPSTCKKVGQHAQKTVLHTQITFPPSKTCPKGRIKRAWYDTLLGGYGSLTGTLNGFDIETLANRLHNAGSKINDALTLQAKWMPTTYYPAMISAGVDTMIADITGLSV; this is encoded by the exons CAGATGCGGTCCAAGTCTACACATACCGCAGTGTCTGAAACTCAAGAAACATGGCTGCAGGGTACAGCCCTTTTGGGCTCATCAAAAAAGTGGTCACTTTGGAGAGAAGGCCACTTACAG AACAAGCCAAGACAAGTCCTCCACATCCTTGGAATCCTTGGTATCGTGTTGTGGGTCGTTTCTAGAGGCTGTGATGCATGGACGCCTGCTGTGCAGATCATTTCTACAAATAGATCTATCGTTCATTGGGGATGGAGCTACCCATCTAAGCCAAGGACTCAAGATAACTTCATTTGTGGTGCCAACCAAAGGTGTATTACGGCAAAAGTCACTTTGCCTGGAAGTGCTTGGAGGCCGGCTCATAATCCACGGAAATATCTGCCAACGTATGTACTGTTAAAACAAGATGATGCCTGGGTTCAAATTACCAACAAAACTACAATTGGATGTTGCAATCTTCCTTGTGCTTTTGAATTTTGGGATTTATACAAACAACTTGAAGTGACTAGGCAATGTGCCAATGGTACTATTAGAGGTTTACAGAATATAACCAATTTTAGTGCCCAGGATCTTCAAATATTGAACTGTTATAATCTAACTGCAATATCCAATGCAATTATATGGGCTCAATATCTTATGTTTGTCCATATAAATGCAACAAAAATTGATCCAGGACATATCAAGAGACTGCCTTCCACTTGTAAGAAAGTTGGGCAGCATGCTCAAAAAACTGTTCTGCATACACAGATAACTTTTCCTCCTTCAAAGACTTGTCCAAAGGGCCGTATCAAAAGAGCTTGGTATGATACCTTGCTTGGTGGTTATGGCTCTCTTACTGGAACTTTAAATGGCTTTGATATAGAGACTCTTGCTAATAGATTGCATAATGCAGGAAGTAAAATAAATGATGCTTTGACTTTACAGGCCAAATGGATGCCAACCACATACTATCCTGCTATGATTAGTGCTGGTGTTGATACAATGATTGCTGATATAACTGGTTTGTCTGTATAA